Below is a window of Frigoribacterium sp. SL97 DNA.
CGACCCTGTCGACCCAGCTCGACGGCGTGGACGGCATCACCCTCGAGAAGGGCAAGACGACCGACAAGTACACCCTCGCGTTCAACAACGCCGTCGCCCCCTTCACCGACGCCAAGGTCCGCAAGGCCCTGCGCCTCGCGATCGACAACGATGCCCTGATCGCCGCCGTCGGCGGGTCGGCGGTGGACCAGGGGGGCCCGATCCCCGAGCTCGACCCCGGCTACGAGGACCTCACGAGCGTCGACTCCTACGACCCCGACGAGGCGAAGGGCCTGCTGGCCGAGGCCGGTCACGACGGTGACCTCTCGCTCACCCTCGAGTACCCCAACGTCTACCCGGCCGCCATCGGCGACGTGCTGACCACGCAACTCAAGGCGGTCGGCGTCACGTTGACGGTGCAGCAGGTCGACTTCAGCACCTGGCTCGACGACGTCTACGTGAACAAGGACTTCGAGCTCAGCATGGTCAACCACGCCGAGACGCACGACTTCGCGAACTGGGCGAACCCGGACTACTACTGGGGCTACGACAGCGCCCCCGTGCAACAGCTCTACGCCGAGTCGATCGCGGCGACCGACCCGGAGGTGGCCGACGAGAAGCTCGCCGAGGCGGCGACGATCGTCTCGGACGACGCACCGGCCGAATGGCTCTACACGGCCACGACGCTGACGGCGATCCACGACGGCGTCACCGGCTTCCCGACGAGCTCGACCACGACCCGCCTCGACCTGGCTGACCTGGCCACGACGGAGTGACCCGCTTCGTCGTCGGCCGCCTGCTCCTCTTCGTCGGGGGGCTAGCCGTCGCCAGCGTGCTGATCTTCGCGACGCTGCGGTTGCTGCCGGGCGACGTCGCCCAGGCGATCGCCGGCACGACCGGCTCACCCGAGCAGGTCGCCGCCCTCCGTCAGCAGCTCGGCCTCGATCGTCCCGTCGTCGTGCAGTACCTCGACTGGGCCGGCGGGCTGCTGAGGCTCGACCTGGGCGAATCGCTCGTCACGGGGACGCCGGTGGTCGACGAGGTGCTCGACAAGCTGGCCGTCACCCTGCCGCTCGCGGGGCTGTCCCTGGTCTTCGGATTGCTGATCGGCATCCCGCTCGGCGTGACGAGCGCGCTCCGCCGTGGCCGCGCCTCCGGGGTCGTCCTCGGCACCGGGGCCCAGCTGCTCGCGGCCGTGCCGGTCGTCTGGGCGGGCATGCTGCTGATCGGCGTCTTCGCCGTGACGCTGCGGTTGCTGCCGACGCAGGGGTTCCCGGCCGACGGCTGGAGCGAGCCCGGGCGGGCCTTGCGCTCGCTCGTGCTGCCGGCCCTCACCATCGGCATCGTCGAGGGGGCCGTGTTGTTGCGCTTCACCCGGTCGGCGGCGCTCGGGGCCCTGGACCAGGACTACGTGCGGACGGCCGCCGCCAACGGCATGACCCGGTCGCGCGCCCTCGTGCGACACGGGCTGCCCAACGTGATGCTCAGCATCGTGTCGATCCTCGGCCTGCAGGTGGCCGGCCTGATCGTGTCGGCCGTCGTCGTCGAGCAGTTGTTCACGCTGCCCGGGCTCGGCCGCATGCTGGTGACCGACGTCGGCCGCCGCGACCTGACCAAGGTGCAGGGTGAACTGATGACGCTGACCACGCTCGTGCTGTTCATCGGCCTCGTGATCGACGTCGTGCACCGGCGGCTCGACCCGCGCCTCCGCGAGGGCGACCGATGAGGCGCGGCGCGTTCGTCCGCGAGCTGCTGCGTCGACCGCAGGGCGCGTTCGGCGCCGGCTGGCTGACCCTGATCGTCCTGTCCGCCGTGGTCAGCCGGTTCTGGACCCCGCTCGACCCCTTCGACACCGACCCCTACTCGGCCTGGCTGACGCCCTCGCTCGGTCACCCCTTCGGCACCGACTCGATCGGCCGCGACATCTTCAGCTACGTCGTCGCGGCGACGGGCACGACGGTCGTGGTCGCCGTCGCCTCGGGCGTGGTCGCCACCGTGGTGGGGGTGGGGCTGGCCGCCCTCGGCTCGTTGACGTCCCGCTGGGTGCGCGAGTCGGTCGCCGTGCTGATCGACGTGCTCGTGGCGTTCCCGACGCTCCTGATCGCCATGGCCCTCGCCGCGGCGTTCGGCGGGTCCCTCACCGTGGTGGTCGTCGCCGTGGGGATCGGCTACGGCGTGACGATCGCCCGGGTCAGCCGGTCCGAGATCCGTCAGGTGGCGCGGACCGACTACGTGCTCGCCGCCCGGGCGAACGGGCTCGGCAGCGGGGCCGTGCTGCGTCGCCACGTGCTGCCGAACATCGCGCCCGTCTTCGTCGTCCAGCTCTCGCTGTCGATGGCCACGAGCGTGCTCGCCGAGGCCGGACTGTCGTTCCTCGGCTACGGCGCCCCGGCCGACACCGCCTCGTGGGGGCGTCTGCTGAGCGACCTGCAGAAGTTCATCGGCGTGCACCCGGGGTCGGTCGTCTGGCCCGGGCTCGCCATCACGCTGACCGTCCTGGCACTCAACCTGCTGGGCGACGCCGTGCGCGACGCCTCCGACCCCCGGCTGCGGTCCCGGCGGACGGGACGTGGCACCCCGGGCTCCCCCACGACACCGGCTCCGTCCACCTCTCGCCCGCGAGCCACCGCCCCGAGCGCCGCAGGCACCTCGACCACCCCGGGGGTCGTCTCGTGAGCCTGGTGATCGACGACCTCACCGTGACCGTCGGCGGCCGCCGCGTCGTCGACG
It encodes the following:
- a CDS encoding ABC transporter substrate-binding protein — encoded protein: MRTLPLSAAVAALLLLATGCSSASSPDGSGTPDPDATVTVGLVLEPSDLDIRTTAGIALDQVLIDNVYQGLVGRTQDNEIRDVLAASHTVSDDGLTYTFTLHDGVTFHDGAAMTADDVVWSLSQVKDDASLASHSDLAAVSTITAPAADTVVLTLSRPDSSLLFDLTGRAGLVLQQSATNDLSTTANGTGPFELTSWRQGDNLQLGRFDDYWGTPAKVAGVTFRYVTDPSAAINASISGDVDVQTAVDATLSTQLDGVDGITLEKGKTTDKYTLAFNNAVAPFTDAKVRKALRLAIDNDALIAAVGGSAVDQGGPIPELDPGYEDLTSVDSYDPDEAKGLLAEAGHDGDLSLTLEYPNVYPAAIGDVLTTQLKAVGVTLTVQQVDFSTWLDDVYVNKDFELSMVNHAETHDFANWANPDYYWGYDSAPVQQLYAESIAATDPEVADEKLAEAATIVSDDAPAEWLYTATTLTAIHDGVTGFPTSSTTTRLDLADLATTE
- a CDS encoding ABC transporter permease; the encoded protein is MTRFVVGRLLLFVGGLAVASVLIFATLRLLPGDVAQAIAGTTGSPEQVAALRQQLGLDRPVVVQYLDWAGGLLRLDLGESLVTGTPVVDEVLDKLAVTLPLAGLSLVFGLLIGIPLGVTSALRRGRASGVVLGTGAQLLAAVPVVWAGMLLIGVFAVTLRLLPTQGFPADGWSEPGRALRSLVLPALTIGIVEGAVLLRFTRSAALGALDQDYVRTAAANGMTRSRALVRHGLPNVMLSIVSILGLQVAGLIVSAVVVEQLFTLPGLGRMLVTDVGRRDLTKVQGELMTLTTLVLFIGLVIDVVHRRLDPRLREGDR
- a CDS encoding ABC transporter permease gives rise to the protein MRRGAFVRELLRRPQGAFGAGWLTLIVLSAVVSRFWTPLDPFDTDPYSAWLTPSLGHPFGTDSIGRDIFSYVVAATGTTVVVAVASGVVATVVGVGLAALGSLTSRWVRESVAVLIDVLVAFPTLLIAMALAAAFGGSLTVVVVAVGIGYGVTIARVSRSEIRQVARTDYVLAARANGLGSGAVLRRHVLPNIAPVFVVQLSLSMATSVLAEAGLSFLGYGAPADTASWGRLLSDLQKFIGVHPGSVVWPGLAITLTVLALNLLGDAVRDASDPRLRSRRTGRGTPGSPTTPAPSTSRPRATAPSAAGTSTTPGVVS